In the genome of Flavobacterium panacagri, one region contains:
- a CDS encoding DUF1573 domain-containing protein: MKNAASFIAVLLFSAIGYAQNGPKIEFAAPDNTIDYGKISKTDNGLRSFEFTNTGDAPLLITGAESTVSSIVVTKPAAAIQPGKKGKIDVKYNMVSGPIRKTITVETNAVNYPDGRVALKIKGEVL, translated from the coding sequence ATGAAAAATGCAGCCTCTTTTATTGCAGTCTTATTGTTTAGCGCAATAGGTTATGCACAAAATGGCCCTAAAATTGAATTTGCAGCCCCAGACAATACAATTGATTATGGAAAAATTTCTAAAACTGATAACGGACTGCGTTCCTTTGAATTTACAAATACTGGAGACGCTCCTTTATTAATTACAGGTGCAGAATCAACTGTAAGCTCTATTGTTGTTACAAAACCTGCTGCTGCAATTCAGCCGGGCAAAAAAGGAAAAATTGATGTTAAATACAATATGGTTTCAGGACCAATTCGTAAAACCATTACTGTTGAAACAAATGCAGTAAATTATCCTGACGGGCGTGTAGCTCTTAAAATTAAAGGTGAAGTTTTGTAA